CCTCGTAGAAGTCCCTGGGATCCTCGGCTATCCTCTCCAGTGCTGAGGCCAGGCCCTCGAACCTCTGGAGCGAGCCCCATTCCCCCACCCCGAGGTAGGTGCGTGATGAACCGTAATCCGAAGAGAGGAAGTTCCTGTGAATCTTCACAGCATTCGATAGGCTCCTAGAAACTGGAAAACCCCTTCTCGCAATACTCGCGGCCCTGAGAACTAGATCGCTCCATTCCATCCTGCCGTAATTCCTCCAGAGAAGATGAAGGGCATCCACATATCCCGGAACCGTCATCGAGAGCGGTCCGCTCGCGGGCATCTCCTCGAACCCCCTCCTCAGCAGCTCCTCCCTGGTCAGCCCGGAGGGGGAGGGACCGGAGCCGTCTATGAACCTCACCTCGTCCCCTCTCCTCACCAGGGCGAAGAAGTCACCTCCCAGCCCGCTGAGATGGGGGAGGGTGACTGAGAGCGCGAGAGAAACCGATACAGATGCATCCACTGCGTTGCCTCCATCCCTGAGGACCTCAGAAGCCAATGTTGAGGCTAAATAGTGCTCGCTGGCCACCAGCCCGCCGTAGGTCATGTAGGGATGCCTCATGCCCATCACCTCCACTCCCAGCGATCCACTGCGCCGCTCATGATAAGCCTGATCCCCCGGCGCTCAACGGCCGGCTCGCGCGAAGGGGTGATGCCCCACCGGATCGAGCTATCGCTCGCGTGCATGCTGAGGGATGAGCACGGAGCCCGCATTTTGCGAGTTCCCCTGCTCTTTATGGGGAATGGAGCTGCGTTCCGTCGAACTTAAGCACTCCAGCGGGATCCTACTTGAATCTCCCCTTTTCGAAATTCAGAACCTTTTCAGAGACCCCCTGTCGAGGTCGTTGCTGGGTGCGATCTCGCTGGCACCCATCCTGAGGCCACCGAGAGGTGCAACGCATCCATGCCATGGCCCTCCACCGGATCAGCTCACTGATGTAATCCTCGTGAGGGGCGCCATCTTCAGCTCCAATGCTGAGCTGATCCAGGTTAGAACCTCCGAGAACCTATGATCCATCAGCTTCTTACCCGAGAGTCCGGCAAGTATTACGGCAACCTCGTAAGGGTGAGAGCCTCCGAGCTTCGGCCAGCCCCATCCAATCCTGAGGGGATGCGTGGCGCGAACGCATGAGATGAGCGGGATGATCGGTTGGGAAAGGGAGAAGAGACCGCATAGAACGATCCTAAGGAGATTCCGTGAATAAATTAAGGGGAGAGTGGGACCGGAGCCTCACCCGGATGCGGGATTCACGACGCTCCCCATGAAGAGTATCGTTCCGGTCTCCCTATCCACTATCAGGAATGCGAACGGATGATCCGCCACGAAGGTCCTCCTCTCCCTCGCCGCCGTTATGCCCACGACCACTCCCGTGGCGCCGGCCGCCTCCGTCCCCTCCTCATCCAACGCTATGCGGGCCTTGTGCCTCACGAGCGATACGTACAGGTTCCCGATCGCCTCTTCCCTCCTGTACATCCCGGAGAAGTCGGCCCGATCCGGAGAGAAAGCGCTCCTACTCCCCATTCCCATGAGCAAACCGTTCAGGTCGTATTCAGAGGTTATCTCAAACTTAGGGATGATTATCTCATCTAACCTAACCTCTCTCATGCTTTTCATCGCTCTCTCCGCTTCTTCCAGCGATATATCTGGCCTCCCATTCCCCTTGGGGAGGAAGATCAGCATGGAGGTCCTCCCCTCGTGGGGAAGCTCGAGAACCTCGCACTCCCCGGTGTCGGAGTAGTTGAAGGGGACCTCGGGGAGTAGCCTCATCATCTGGGCCCTGACGCCACCCTGAGGGGTCCTGAACTCCCCCTAGAAGGTCTCGGAGGGGTCGAACCTGTACCTCCAAGTTCCCTTGAAGTGGACCGCGTTCGTTATCACCAGCCTCGTGAGCTCGTTTATCGCGCCCTCCGGAAGCAGATCCCCTATCTCCCCTTCCGTCCCCTCCCTTATGAATTCATTTATGATCCTCCTCGATCCCTCAGGATCCCCTACGAAATCGATGCTGTCCGCCCTCCCGGAATATTGTTCCGAGATCAACCTCAGGAATTCCTCCCTGAGGGGAAACCCCCTCTGAACCCATAAGGCGTTGGCGACCTTCAGGCCCCTCACGCCCGATAGCCCCTCCAGGATCGATGAGTACCCGCGGGCGGGGCTCTTTCCGTGGATGTGGAGGACCGAGGCCATCTCATCGGCGGTGGCACCCCTCGCCCCCTCGTACGCCATGGCCAGAGCTGAGAAGACGCTGAAGGGGGAGAATACGGTGTTTCTATCCCAGCAGTTCAGATTGGAGAATAGGTCAAAGCCGAAGGCGTTCAATGATTTCCTGACGCTGACGAGGTCCATAGATGACCTATTGAGATCCTCAGGGACCCTCGAATGGGGCTCAAATCCCATCATGAGGATCATCAGAGCTGAGAGCATGGTAAGAGCTATAAGTGATGGCACCCTCAGGCCGGACCTCACTCGGATTCGGGACTTGTCATTCTTAAAAAAATCCCATCTTTAGCTTCGAAATCCTCAGGAGCTAATCCGAGAGGTCCAGGCGGGACTGCAAGAGCCTCAATCATCCTCCCTCAACGGCCCCTCCCTTCCAAGGCACTATCTTAACCATCGAGCTGTTCATCGCGTTCCCACCCCCTATCTCCTGCTTCTCCCAGGTCAGGACATCGTTAACGAATCCTCTCATGAACCTGGCATTTCTTCTAGCCCAAAGCACACCTCTAGGTAGAGAGTGATCTATCTCGACCTGCGCCAACGCCTCACCCTCGCCTGAGATCAATATCACATCCCCGTCTCTGATGCCCATCTGCCTGGCATCCTCCTCACTGATGTGGATCCTGTCCAGCTCGGCCAGGTCCTCCGGCAGGAGGTCCTGAGTCGCGGTGCGCTCCGGAACGGAGCTTGTTATTAGGATGAATCCCCTCTGCTGATCCCAGCCTATCTTGGGCAGGGGGGAGAGACCGATCTCCTCGGCCCTAGAGCTGAAGAACTCTATCCTGCCGGAGGGGGTCTGGTACTCATCCTTGGGCGGGTACCTCAGCTCCACCCAACCCCTCCTCCGGAGCTCCTCCAGTCCGGAATGACCGGTCATCTCGCTCCTCCTGAGCACCCTGTCCATGGCCTCCATCGGATCCTCATACAGGGCTTCATGCCCGAGCCCGAGCCTCTTGGAGAGCTGCTGGATGACCCACCAGTTTGGCCTGCTCTCGCCCATCGGCTGCCAAGCGGGCTGGCTGTGGGCCAGGTACTGGTGCCACCAGCTGCCCACGACCTCCTCATGCTCGAACATCCCTGTGGCCGGAAGCACTACATCTGAGAGCTGAGCGGTCTCTGTCCAGACGACCTCGTGCACCACGGCGAAAACATCATCCCTCGAAAGACCCTCCCTGAAGAGATCGGCCCTTGGAAGGGTGACTGCGGGATTGGACCCGTAGATGTAGAAGAAGCCGAACCTGCCCTCCGACAGGAGCCTCGGGACGTCGAGCATGTTGACCCTCCTGGCCTCACCGAGGTGCCGGCCTTGGAGGTAAGCGATTTCGAGGTCCCTGCAGGAGTTGCAGAAGTAGAAGCCCCTGTGCACGCCGACCAAAGCTGGGATCAGGGCTATCACCCTGACGGCCTCGGCACCCCATCTGGTCTTCTGCATCCCCACGCCAATGTAGGTGACGCTGGGTCTGAGAGTGACGTAGTCCTCGGCCAGCTCCCTCAGGGTTCCCCTGTCAACTCCAGTCACCTCCTCCACGAGGTCCGGCCTGAACCTGGAGATCAGCTCTGCGTATTCCTCGAAACCCTTTGTGTAGCGGTCGATGAAGTCCCTGTCGACGCCCAGCTCATTTATTATATACCATGAGATGCCCGCGGCCAGGACAGCATCCGTCCCGGGCCTGGGCCTCACGTGCTTACCCAGGAGGGTTGTCTTGGTCCTCCGGGGGTCCACGATCCAGATGTGTGCTCCTCTAGCCCGGAGGTCAGAGGCAATGCGATAGGCGTGGACGCTCGATGAGGCCAGGTTGGCCCCCCAGATGACCAAGAGCTTAGCCCCCTCCATGTCCTGGGGGAAGGCACCGTACCTCATGCCATAGTGGAGCTCGATGGCCAGCTCCCCGGCCTCATCACATATTGTGTACTCCAGCCTAGTGGCGCCGAGAGCGTGGCAGAGCCTGAGAGGGTAGTTGAAGCTGATCAGCCCCGAGTTCCCGGCGTAATTGAAGAAGAGAACAGATTCTGGTCCCCTCTCATCCAAGACCTCCCTGAGCCTCGAGGCGACGAGATCCAGGGCCTCCTCCCAGCTGACGCGCCTGAAGGCATCGCCTTCCCTCACATGAGGGTAAAGGACCCTCCTGCCGCTGGCGTAGTAGCGGGGAAACCTCAGGGCCCTCATGCAGGTGAAGCCCCTCGTGACCGGGTGGGAGGGATCCCCCCTCACCCTGGCCTCAGGGCCCGCTCCCTCCAGCAGCAGGACGCAGCCGTCCGGGCAGTCCCTCTGGCATGCGATCCTAGAAGTCATCCCCTACCCTCCCCGGAGCTTCCCTCCGCGCCGACCGGTGTCCCTGAGATAGGTAGAGGTACATCCCCTCCGGAGGAACAGGATTTGCGAGGCGTCCGCCACCCCGATCACCACCTCCCCCAACGGGGCCTCCCGGAGCGAGCTCGCTCCCGCATCGATTCACGAGAGGGCAGGCCGCGATCCGATTCCGGTCCATCATCGATTGCTATGGTGGGAAAGATAAAACGATGCCCTGGAGCTCACCGGGGTCCGGTCATCTCCAGGGGGATCGGAAGGTGAGCGTGGTGATGCCCCGCCGCGCGGATCCCCTGGGATCACACGGCTGGGCCCATCAGCTCCTCCAGGCATTCAGACAGGCTAGCTCGGTGGCTGACCGTCGATTCAAGCTGATTGAGCGACTGAGTGAGGAATCCATCGACCTGATGGTGCGTCAGCGGCAGCGGATCGTGGATCGGATCCCCCAGTTTGGGATGAATCGCTCTTTTGCGACGGGAATGAGGCGAGGAGATGGCATCCCGCGGTATCAGCATGAGGTGTCACGGGACCGAGGGAGCTGAGGATGGTCCGTGGGATCAGGTAAAAAAATTATTATGGTATGATTCCCGGGGAATTGGGTCAATCCCTCCCCTTCTCTGCATCCTGGGGAGACCTTCCCTCTC
This is a stretch of genomic DNA from Candidatus Korarchaeota archaeon NZ13-K. It encodes these proteins:
- a CDS encoding serpin family protein, which gives rise to MMRLLPEVPFNYSDTGECEVLELPHEGRTSMLIFLPKGNGRPDISLEEAERAMKSMREVRLDEIIIPKFEITSEYDLNGLLMGMGSRSAFSPDRADFSGMYRREEAIGNLYVSLVRHKARIALDEEGTEAAGATGVVVGITAARERRTFVADHPFAFLIVDRETGTILFMGSVVNPASG
- a CDS encoding serpin family protein, whose amino-acid sequence is MRSGLRVPSLIALTMLSALMILMMGFEPHSRVPEDLNRSSMDLVSVRKSLNAFGFDLFSNLNCWDRNTVFSPFSVFSALAMAYEGARGATADEMASVLHIHGKSPARGYSSILEGLSGVRGLKVANALWVQRGFPLREEFLRLISEQYSGRADSIDFVGDPEGSRRIINEFIREGTEGEIGDLLPEGAINELTRLVITNAVHFKGTWRYRFDPSETF
- a CDS encoding formate dehydrogenase, which translates into the protein MTSRIACQRDCPDGCVLLLEGAGPEARVRGDPSHPVTRGFTCMRALRFPRYYASGRRVLYPHVREGDAFRRVSWEEALDLVASRLREVLDERGPESVLFFNYAGNSGLISFNYPLRLCHALGATRLEYTICDEAGELAIELHYGMRYGAFPQDMEGAKLLVIWGANLASSSVHAYRIASDLRARGAHIWIVDPRRTKTTLLGKHVRPRPGTDAVLAAGISWYIINELGVDRDFIDRYTKGFEEYAELISRFRPDLVEEVTGVDRGTLRELAEDYVTLRPSVTYIGVGMQKTRWGAEAVRVIALIPALVGVHRGFYFCNSCRDLEIAYLQGRHLGEARRVNMLDVPRLLSEGRFGFFYIYGSNPAVTLPRADLFREGLSRDDVFAVVHEVVWTETAQLSDVVLPATGMFEHEEVVGSWWHQYLAHSQPAWQPMGESRPNWWVIQQLSKRLGLGHEALYEDPMEAMDRVLRRSEMTGHSGLEELRRRGWVELRYPPKDEYQTPSGRIEFFSSRAEEIGLSPLPKIGWDQQRGFILITSSVPERTATQDLLPEDLAELDRIHISEEDARQMGIRDGDVILISGEGEALAQVEIDHSLPRGVLWARRNARFMRGFVNDVLTWEKQEIGGGNAMNSSMVKIVPWKGGAVEGG